The region CCGGTGGAGCTGGCGGAGGCTCACAGTTGGTCGAGGGCGTCTCCGTTCTCATTGCCGGGCCCCACGTCCTGCTGTTCTCCATTTCCGTCACTGCTCCCACAGTCTGTGATTCCAGGTCCCGTCCACGCAGTCAGGTCCaccactgtgacatcactgtgatGTCACGGACATGCCACTGGATGGGAAACGAAAAACAGACGTTTGGCTCCCTAAAAACTCTCAGAGCTTGAGCAATGCTTTGAAGTGAAGGTGGTGTAAcatgaaggaggaagagaaccTGATGCAGGCGCCGTTCACACTTTGGAACTATGCAGGATTCGTACATGAAGAAgaaaagcctttaatgtgcctcattgtcactctgttcacaccTGACTGTACGTGTTGCACCTCTGTTCACCTCAGCATCAGCAATCAGCACTGCATGGACTCAGACCAGGACTGTCAGGTGTTTTCAAGTCAGAAGATCCTAAGAAAGTTCACTGTCAAATGCTTTAAAGGGCAATTCTAGTGTTCCGGGTATTTTACCTGCAGATATtccccccctaaccctaacccaatcACACTGTAATTGTCCTTAAACGACCCTGACGGTGCTTTCAGGAGCTTAAAACCTTCAGACGTTCCTCTTTATTTCTAATAAGCAAACGACGTGAGCAGGTGTCTTatctctcaaaaacaaaacattatcgTCTGTAAAATATTATCACCTTGTCAGAGTTTTCAGAGATCTTCACCAGCCCTGCTCAGCTCCCGCACGTgtacagtaaacaaataaataaatgaataaattaacacCAAAATTGGAGGGGACACCGCAACAAACAGCTCTGTGCACAGATCTTAAAGGGGAACTGCTTTGAGAAAACTGTTATCGTCACTGTCACATCATACTGTAACACTACTACTGCCActactgtctgtgtgtctggagCCTGTAGCACTTTTAGCAGTTTGACTACTGTTTGCAGCAGAATTTACACTGAATCATAAAAACTGTTCcgcttcttcctcttttaaaGTTTTGATTAAACATTTGATGTCCCAAAAATGAATATTCCAGATGATTCTGAAGATGGAAGATATTCAGAGTTTTGAATTTTTGATttgaagctttttttgttttgttttttcttttaggaTCCAAATATTTTATGTTCCTGCAGTTCAGCGTTTCAGCATTTTACTCGGGACACAACTGTAACAATCACCTCaaataataacagtaacaacaaaTTCACCAAACCTAAagaaagatatttaatttatgatgacatgaaacacagaaaataaagccAGTCCCAGATTTTAGAAGCTGGagcaaatattttaattcataaataatgtaaacaaTTACTCAGTCATTGAAAATACTCATAAATGTCTGGCTGGCTGTTTCATGTGTGGTTAAATGTCTGAAGAGACTGATTAAAGTCCAGTTCTGATCAAACTATCCGTCAAATAAATGTTGCACATTTTAACACTGAGAGCAATTCAACACTACTATTAGAAAACTCTGCATTTCACATCTCTTTCAGAAAAATATGAAGAACTTGAAATTCTTCATCTAATGTGCCCGAAGGTTTTTATCCAGTAAAAATAGCAGCACTTTGTCATCGTttcactgtcagtctgtctcgTAATTTTCTCCTCTGGAGCTACAGAAGACAATTTACATCTGTATTCACAGACTCAGTAAAATGAACCGTGATGAGGTGGAGTTCCACTTCATTGTTACTGAAACCGTCCTTCTCGCAGATTACCGTATTAACTTCTGGAATTaggaagattttctttttttctgtggtcGTGAAAAGTTAATACTGACAAAAAATGATTGTTGGCACAACCAtgaagtatttatttatgtcaAAATCCTAAACGTGGCAAATTTGTGGTCAGACCAAGTGAAGTAaataggaaaaggaaaaaaggagcaACATCCAACATTCACGCTATCATGTTAAAATAGTAATTAATTGGAAATAAATGTTGCaccactttcttttctcttactCTGTTAAGTCACAatcataaaatataatttctcACAACACAATCATTTTGTGACATCAGgcttgtttagttttttttttttttcttgtcattttacCTTTATTTGATAATACACTGTTGTCCACTCTGGGCTCCCATAGTTTCTCCCACACTTCTTGGGTCAACTTCTTCAACTGCCAATGAAAGATCAGGTTTATACACGTTTTATTTTTGCCATGTAGCAGgtgccatttttctttctctttggtTAATTTTATCCGGGGGACTCCAAATGGCACAAAGAGTATCTGTTCTACAGGGTCAATATTTATTGTGTAATTACCAGCTGCAGCGGTGTGTGGAATCTAAACCACAAACAACTAAAGTACTGATCAGCAGAGGATTTGACCTGTTTTCACTCTTTGAGAGCACCTTCCTTTGAAATATTTTCCGAGCATCACAGCACACAGTCTGCCATATGTCCTCATTAATAACCCAGATTTTACTGTTTAGTAGTATTTGTTTAATTCTTGTCATTTTTCAGATGCACAACAGAATATCTCAGACATTTCTTGGTTTATTATGGAatgaaattcaattttttttgtttgttttttgctttgaaGGATGGATGATTGGAGAACAGCTCCTGGTTTttgcaaaataaatgtatttttgaaatgCTTTAAGACTTTGTGTCTACTttaagcgcacacacacattttcaaataaataaataaatacatatggTTCATGTTATAGTTTCTGTAACGCAATAAATCTCCACGCATCAGAAACATCCGGGTTACCTGCAGGAATGCAGCAGGTGAGGCTGGGCTTAAATACCTGAGGTGGGCGGAGCTTCATTTCCGTCTGACAGAAACAACTCCCCGACCTTTGAAAccagcagggagggagagcgaaagagagaggaagactgaaagaagagaaaaagtcGGGTGAAGAACAGAATGGCCACAGATTTCACTCAGGACGCGGTGTTAGATTTCCTTCAGAGCAGCGGAGGCATGGTGAAAAACTCGGATCTGCTTCTGCACTTCGGAAACTTCATCCGGAACCATGCGGACCAGGGTCGAAACCGGGAGCTGTTCAAGAAGTATGTCAACACCGTGGCGACTGTCCGGCAGGAGGACGGCGTCTCTTATGTCATTCTCAGGAAGAAATTCAGAGGACATGTCCCTGGCGACGGTGGAGGGGGCCCCTCCGGGCCGCAGAGGCTCCCCGCCGGGAAGAACACTGAGCCCTCCCCGGAGAGCAGCAACCTGAGCTCGGCTGTGAACACAGAGAAGCCTCGACTGAAACCACAGCTGAGAGAGGTGACAGGACCCGCCCCGCCAGGAGAAGCCGCCAGGAAAATAGTCCTCCCTGCAGCTGGAATCatgtccaacaacaacaacaacgcagAGATGAATTTGaacctgaaacagaaacagcatcaGGTAAACAACACACCTGAACCTCCTAATAGACCAGCAGAAGCTCAGGTGCTGACTCAGGTCTTTGAGAAAAGAGAGCTGAGCACCCCCGGGCTGTCTGAGCCTCCTGTCCGAGATCAGAACACGAAGATGCCTCAGCAGAGGGTGGGTTTTTACCTGCTACCTGGGATCAAACCAGTGGTCCCTACATTCAGACATCATGGGGAGACCAGCCAACAGGTCCCTGTCCCTCAAATGCTcagagggaaggaagcctgTCTGCAGCCTGAAGGAGGACTTCGTCAGGAACCTCAGGATCATCACGTTGGTCTTCATGCTGAGGTCGCTCCACGCCGCTTCAGACACAGGCCAAGCTACAAATCTGCTGTTTCttatgatgaagatgaggaggaagaggaggaggccacAATGAGGCGAGGTTCAGCAGGAGGAGGGTGGCCCCTAAATGCTCCTCTAGGAGAAACAGGGAGagccatctcctcctcctcgccgtGCATCATAGACCAGCCTGCAACTCCCTCTGTcgtctcatcttcctcctcctcttcatttgAAAGGAATCTCCCGAAGATTTACATCCAGGATGTGGAAGGGGAGGGGGCACTGTGCCCTCGTGGCCCAGGTTGGGGGTTTGAGTCAGAGTTGGGGGCAAAAGGGCCATGGTCGAGGACAGGACTGCCATTTCCAGACCGAGCTAAAGAGGCTTCACCCCTTCACGAAACCCACCAGGACTCGCGGGCCTCAGGTGTTCAGGTGGAGCCCAGGCAGGGGTCTCATCAAAGCCAAGGGTCGTCTAGCCACAGCAGCCTTTTCTCCCCATCATCTGATGCTGGCTTCTCCAGCAGCGACTGGCCAAAGTCGGACTCCTCCAGAGGATCAGGGTGGAATAGCAGCTGCGAGGATTTACAGGACAAAACAGGTATGGCAGCAGTCTGTATGTCAACAGTAAAGGATAAATCTgaagtattgtgtgtgtatccaaagcctgatcttactcctctgtgccacagagctccattattgtccagaaactattaaagcacatcagtgacacatgttttttttttttaccagattAACATATCTTTGCACGACCAGGAGACAGAATTTAGCTTTTCAGGGGGCATTCTTGTGATAGTTGCTCACAGGCTCCTCCCCtcatctgtcagtcaaacagtgtgGGAGACTAGAATTTGAGTCCCCCCCCCCGAAGAACATCAAATGAAGGAACTGTCATCATCTGCATATTACGACAAATTGCTGTTTTGTTGCAGCTGTGGAGCAGAAAGTGGACGagtattcaaaataaataaataaataaaaatggtggATTGTCTCTTTAACTGTGCTCTGTCCACAGGTGAACCTGGGCAGGATGTGCTCCGGCGATCTCAAGGGACCAAGCTTGAGTCTGCGACACACCTCGCTGACAGTAAAACCACAGCAGGCCATCGCCACGACAACCAGGACTCTACAGTGCGTGTGATGCCATGGCACCTCTCCACAGGTCAGAGACAAAGATTACAGGACTAAACTCTGTCAACCAACAGGTTCATTGTTCAACTCAAAACAATTATTTGAAAGCagcaaagcagcaaatcttcacagtGGAGGTAGAAACAGGAAGCATTTGGCACTATTGTTTGATAAATGAGCAATAAATGATCAAATTGTTCATCAATTAATCTCAAATTTATCAAACACTTTCTGTTTCTAGCTCCactgtgaagatttgctgctcttctctgtttcGCATCAGTGTAAACTCAGtatgtgtttgggttttggactctCGGCCAGAAAAAACAGGATATCTGAAGACGTTGTCTTGTTGCTCTCTCGTGTCCGCTTTGTTCAGCGGTTCAAAAAGTtctggtgttgtgtttgttgccaGCTGTTTCCTCAAAAcaatggaccaatcagagctttgtaGGTGCTGCTGAGAGCGGGGGCCTGCATCACAGCTGGTTGGTTAGCTGTGTCTTTGGCACGTAGTGCCACTGATTGGGTATTATTTGGTCTGGTAGTATTTTCCACTACACTAACATGACACACTGAACATGCAAATCCCAGTGTTAGAATAACATTTCACAGAAGACATGTTCATGTTAGCGTTGGTTATTTTGAACCTGTTGCAACATGTCTGTGACATGTGCTGTACAGTCTGTTGTAACATACAATGAGGAAGCAAGAAAAGTGAAAGTACACAGCGTCTGAACTTCTCTATGAAGtgccctttgtcttttttcacaGAGCtacctctgtttctgtttctcggAGGAGATGTTCACGTCTACATACGATCCATCGTGTCTCTCACAAGGTGTTTCCTCCCCTGGTCTTTGTTGGGGCCATTTGAAACAACAGTACATTAAGATGTGTTCAGATGACGTGTCATATGTcctggcttttttttaaagcactgacACCTTTACTTGGCTCCACAGGTGATCTCCGCGACGACCACGAGGACGTGGAGTCGAGCGAGGGCTCCACCTCTTCGCCGCAGCTGCGGGAGCGCCCGGTGGTCGCCAGGCGGTTAAGCAGCCGGTTGAGGAGCAGGATGTGCCGCAGCCTAGGGGCTGACCTCGACCAGCTCATCCACGAGGAGgcgaggggaggaggagggggaaacgAGGCGGCCCGACTGAAC is a window of Toxotes jaculatrix isolate fToxJac2 chromosome 16, fToxJac2.pri, whole genome shotgun sequence DNA encoding:
- the LOC121195897 gene encoding uncharacterized protein LOC121195897 encodes the protein MATDFTQDAVLDFLQSSGGMVKNSDLLLHFGNFIRNHADQGRNRELFKKYVNTVATVRQEDGVSYVILRKKFRGHVPGDGGGGPSGPQRLPAGKNTEPSPESSNLSSAVNTEKPRLKPQLREVTGPAPPGEAARKIVLPAAGIMSNNNNNAEMNLNLKQKQHQVNNTPEPPNRPAEAQVLTQVFEKRELSTPGLSEPPVRDQNTKMPQQRVGFYLLPGIKPVVPTFRHHGETSQQVPVPQMLRGKEACLQPEGGLRQEPQDHHVGLHAEVAPRRFRHRPSYKSAVSYDEDEEEEEEATMRRGSAGGGWPLNAPLGETGRAISSSSPCIIDQPATPSVVSSSSSSSFERNLPKIYIQDVEGEGALCPRGPGWGFESELGAKGPWSRTGLPFPDRAKEASPLHETHQDSRASGVQVEPRQGSHQSQGSSSHSSLFSPSSDAGFSSSDWPKSDSSRGSGWNSSCEDLQDKTGEPGQDVLRRSQGTKLESATHLADSKTTAGHRHDNQDSTVRVMPWHLSTGDLRDDHEDVESSEGSTSSPQLRERPVVARRLSSRLRSRMCRSLGADLDQLIHEEARGGGGGNEAARLNRLHMISSSLSLHYNLSSSSLSSCSTPPRCHSLADLVEGEEPRGGKRSFPATVASSSSAHHESHSKQSLVPLESREHAWLVNGAAGDWPKIYSLFRDDSSLLNKRDFISGFTVLHWIAKHGDHRVLNTLWYGVEKAGLMFDINARSTCGYTPLHIAAMHGNKNIIRLLVKKFCADVKLRDTAGKKPWQYLSRDAPPDIFQLLGAPARAAVGGELGVTGADTNWGQQQQHRRRRRHHLSSASSGERPLTIAGTTKVKRSSSIAAFLKHKSLLRFHGHQSDSSI